One Spirochaetaceae bacterium DNA window includes the following coding sequences:
- the tkt gene encoding transketolase, with translation MQNIQQQAINTLRTLAADSIQAAGSGHPGLPLGAAPAAYTLWAKHLNINPAAPNWRGRDRFILSAGHGSALLYGLMHLFGFKVSLNDIKNFRQLNAITAGHPEYGYIEGIECTTGPLGQGLANAVGMAMAEKHKAALYNQDNYPIFNNYTYVLVGDGCLMEGISAEASSLAGTFGLNKLIILYDSNDTTIEGDTNLTFTEDVRARYAAYGFAAFLVEDGNDAEAIDKAITAAKASGKPGFIEVKTKIGYGSPREGSAKSHGEPLGEEGVKALKEKLGCPPDDFFIASEVKEHFKELMAGKAEAYNKWQANFEDYQKKYPELYSRLLKDEEPIGLDNLLTNQDLWNFPEERIATRTLSGQILNKLQNKYPQLWGGSADLGPSNKTILAGSPNFKENAAGRNIAYGVREQAMAAIANGIMLYGGSLSYVATFFVFSDYLKASLRLTALMKLPLIYIFTHDTIAVGEDGPTHQPIEQLVMLRATPNLLTYRPANGYEVMAGYALALSSRTRPTALILSRQNLPYLALQSPNALKGGYVAVDNEGFKAILLASGSELHLAIEAAKLLQSEHIPVRVVSMPSSELFLEQDAAYQEEVLPKSCRKRLAIEAGSSLSWAKLVGLDGDYLTMDRFGLSGKYKEVQKHFGFTAENVVNKVKKLLS, from the coding sequence ATGCAAAATATTCAGCAGCAGGCCATTAACACACTCCGCACTTTGGCCGCCGATAGCATACAGGCCGCCGGCAGCGGCCATCCGGGCTTGCCTCTGGGGGCTGCCCCTGCCGCTTACACCTTGTGGGCAAAGCATTTAAATATTAATCCCGCTGCTCCTAACTGGCGCGGACGGGATAGGTTTATTTTATCGGCCGGGCATGGTTCGGCTTTACTTTATGGCTTAATGCATTTATTTGGCTTTAAAGTTAGTTTAAACGATATAAAAAACTTTAGGCAGCTAAACGCCATCACCGCCGGCCACCCCGAATACGGTTATATTGAGGGGATAGAATGCACCACCGGCCCGCTGGGGCAGGGCCTTGCTAATGCCGTAGGTATGGCAATGGCCGAAAAACATAAAGCAGCTCTTTATAATCAAGATAATTATCCTATCTTTAATAATTACACGTATGTGCTGGTGGGTGATGGCTGCCTGATGGAGGGGATTAGCGCCGAAGCCTCTTCGCTGGCCGGTACATTTGGTCTTAACAAGCTTATCATTTTGTATGATAGTAACGATACCACCATCGAAGGCGACACTAACCTTACCTTTACCGAAGATGTGCGGGCTCGTTATGCGGCCTATGGTTTTGCCGCTTTTTTGGTAGAAGATGGTAACGATGCAGAGGCTATCGATAAGGCAATAACGGCCGCTAAAGCCAGCGGCAAGCCCGGTTTTATCGAGGTAAAAACCAAAATTGGTTACGGCAGCCCGCGTGAGGGCAGTGCAAAATCGCACGGTGAACCTTTAGGCGAAGAAGGTGTTAAAGCTTTAAAAGAAAAACTTGGCTGCCCGCCGGACGATTTTTTTATCGCCTCTGAGGTAAAAGAACACTTTAAAGAGCTTATGGCCGGTAAGGCTGAGGCTTATAATAAATGGCAAGCAAATTTTGAAGACTATCAAAAAAAATACCCAGAGTTATATAGCCGTCTTTTAAAAGATGAAGAGCCTATCGGTCTTGATAATCTTTTAACCAATCAAGATTTATGGAACTTTCCCGAAGAGCGAATAGCCACGCGTACCCTATCGGGGCAAATTTTAAATAAGTTACAAAATAAATACCCGCAGCTATGGGGCGGCAGCGCCGATTTGGGGCCTTCTAACAAAACAATTTTAGCAGGCAGCCCAAATTTTAAAGAAAATGCTGCCGGCCGCAATATTGCTTATGGTGTGCGCGAGCAAGCGATGGCGGCCATTGCCAACGGTATTATGCTTTACGGCGGCAGTTTAAGTTATGTGGCTACCTTTTTTGTTTTTAGCGATTATCTTAAGGCCAGTTTGCGTCTTACCGCTTTAATGAAATTGCCGTTGATTTATATTTTTACTCACGATACTATTGCGGTAGGGGAAGACGGCCCGACGCATCAGCCTATCGAGCAACTGGTTATGCTGCGGGCTACCCCCAATTTGCTTACTTACCGCCCGGCTAATGGCTACGAGGTGATGGCCGGTTATGCTTTGGCCCTTAGCAGCCGCACGCGGCCAACGGCTTTAATTTTAAGCCGGCAAAATCTGCCTTACTTAGCTTTGCAAAGCCCTAACGCTTTAAAGGGGGGCTATGTAGCGGTCGATAATGAGGGCTTTAAGGCCATTTTACTGGCCTCTGGCAGCGAGCTGCATTTGGCCATCGAGGCCGCTAAGTTGTTACAGAGCGAGCATATCCCTGTACGTGTAGTAAGTATGCCTAGCAGCGAGTTATTTTTGGAGCAAGATGCCGCCTATCAAGAAGAAGTGCTGCCCAAAAGCTGCCGCAAGCGGTTGGCTATCGAGGCCGGCAGCAGTTTAAGCTGGGCTAAGCTGGTGGGCCTAGACGGCGATTACTTAACGATGGATAGATTTGGCTTATCGGGTAAATATAAAGAGGTGCAAAAGCACTTTGGGTTTACGGCCGAGAATGTGGTTAATAAAGTAAAAAAATTACTTAGCTAA
- a CDS encoding ArgR family transcriptional regulator produces the protein MRARAHRLKLIERLIEDKEVGSQDQLQEMLRIEGFVVTQATLSRDLHRLKAYRVVDEGNNLRYVISQEVVKPLDAESKSDVARGLLSITLTGNLAVVRTPANFAAVFAMAFERLALNETIGVIAGDDTVFIAVKEGTDIDVLKAAIKAKVPELKIKGFKELDDEEDDDEDDDD, from the coding sequence ATGAGAGCAAGAGCGCATAGGTTAAAGCTGATTGAGCGGCTAATCGAAGACAAAGAGGTTGGTAGCCAAGACCAATTACAAGAAATGCTTAGAATAGAAGGCTTTGTGGTTACACAAGCCACTTTAAGCCGCGACCTGCACCGTTTAAAGGCTTACCGAGTAGTTGATGAAGGAAATAACTTGCGCTATGTTATTTCGCAGGAAGTAGTTAAACCGCTTGATGCCGAATCTAAAAGTGATGTGGCCCGAGGGTTGTTATCGATAACTCTTACCGGTAACTTAGCGGTGGTGCGTACTCCGGCCAATTTTGCTGCCGTTTTTGCGATGGCTTTTGAGCGGCTGGCCCTAAACGAAACCATTGGGGTAATAGCCGGCGATGATACGGTGTTTATTGCCGTAAAAGAAGGTACCGATATTGATGTGCTTAAAGCAGCCATTAAAGCCAAAGTGCCGGAGTTAAAAATTAAAGGCTTTAAAGAACTTGATGACGAAGAAGACGATGACGAAGATGACGACGATTAA